Sequence from the Herbaspirillum sp. meg3 genome:
CAGCCGTCGCCGGATGCGGCCGCCGTCGATCCGGTGCAATTGATACAAACCTTGTCGCCGATGCTGAGCCAGAACGACGTGACGACGATCTCCTCGTCACCCGCAAACTTGCAGGTCGGCCTGATTCTGGGCAGCCCCGCATTCATGAAACGTTAGGATCATCATGAACCGTCGTGACTTCATTCGTTACATGGGCATTGCCGGCGGCAGCGCCATTGTCATTCCCATCGGCCTGTCGGGCTGCGCCGTGGCGCCGGTCGGCAAACCATCCGCTGCAACATCGTCATCCGGCAACGCCCCGCTCGCCTACGGCACGCCGAAGCAACGTGCCCACGCCAACGGCGACGGTACACCGCGCATGGTTGTCGTCTTCCTACGCGGCGCCGTCGATGGTCTCAATGTGGTGGTGCCGCATGGCGACCGCGAGTACTACCAGGCGCGCTCCAGCATCGCCGTGGCGCGTCCCGGACAGAACAATGGTGCGATCGACCTCACCGGCTATTTCGGCCTGCATCCGTCATTGCGGCCCTTGATGCCCTATTGGGAGAGCGGCCAGCTGGCTTTTGTACACGCCTCGGGGTCACCGGACGGTTCGCGCTCACACTTCGAAGCGCAGGACTACATGGAAACCGGCACACCCGGCCAGCACAATACCCGCGACGGCTGGATGAATCGCCTGCAAGGTCAGTTGCCCCGATCCGATTCGCCGGTACAAGCGTTGACGCTGGGCGAATCGACACCACGCATCCTCAGCGGCCGGCAAGTCGTCGCCAACATGCCGACCGGCCGCGACGCCGCTCGCCAGACATTGATCGATCAGCCCAAGGTCAATCAGGCCTACGGGGCGATGTACGCAGACAACGATGCTCTGGGCAAGGCTTACCGCGACGGCATCGCGGCACGCAAAGAGCTGATGGCGGAAATGAGCAGCAACGAGCAGCGCATGGCCAACAACGGCGCGCCTTTGCCGAATGGCTTGTCCATCGATACGGCCCGCCTTGGTCGCCTGATGCGCGGCGATCCAAAGATCCGCCTGGGTTTTCTTGCTGTCGGGGGCTGGGATACCCACGCCAATCAGGGCAATGGCGCCGGTCAGCTGGCAAATCGCCTGGCGCCGCTGGCGACAGGATTGGCAACATTGGCACAAGAACTTGGCCCGGCGTTCAATGATACGGTGATCGTGGTGGTGTCGGAATTCGGCCGTACCTTCCGTGAAAACGGCAACGGCGGCACCGATCACGGCCATGGCAACGTCATGTGGCTGCTCGGCGGCAATGTGCGCGGACACACGATTTACGGTCAATGGCCGGGGCTGAACAAGGCGGAACTCAATGAAGGACGGGATCTGGCGATCACAACTGATTTCCGCGCGGTGATGTCGACGCTGGCAGAGAAACACATGCGTATCCCGGACAGCGCCATGCAGCAAATCTTCCCGCAATACACGACGGGCATGCAGCACGTATCGAATATTCTGGTGTGATTGCAGGCTCAGCTAGCAAAACGATGGGCATGAAAAAAGGAGCGATCTACGCTCCTTTTTACGTCCGCAGTCTGCAATGCTGCGCGACTTACTCGGCTTCTTCGATCCAGGCGGCCTGAATCGCTTCCAGAATCTTCTCTCCGGAACGATTGGCATCGTCATCAAAACCATCCAGCTCCATCACCCAACGATGCAAATCGGTGAACCGTATGGTCTTGGGATCGGTGTCCGGAAACTTGTCGTTCAGCTCTTCAGCAATACGCTGAATGTCGGTCCATTTCATGGCTGCCTCGCTAATGTTGATCAGTCGCCCGCGCCGGCCCTAAGCCGTCAGTCGAATCAGTGATTCTCGCTGGCGTGATTGATGGTGTACTTCGGAATTTCGACGACCAGATCGTCGTCGCCCAGCACCACCTGACACGACAGGCGTGAATTTGCTTCCAAGCCCCAGGCCATGTCGAGCAAATCTTCTTCCTTGTCGGTCGGATCATCCAGCGTATCAAAGCCTTCGCGGATCACCACATGGCAAGTGGTACAGGCGCAGGACTTCTCGCAGGCGTGTTCGATATCGACATCGCTGTCGAGCATGGCGTCGCACAGAGTCTTGCCGACCGGTGCGTCGATGACGGCGCCGTCAGGGCAAAAAGTGGGGTGTGGGAGTATGACGATTTGTGGCACGGTATTAACCTCTATCTTTACGAAACTTCATCCAATTTCTTGCCGGCCAGCGCGGCATGAACGCTTCGGTCCATGCGGCGGGCAGCGAATTCTTCAGTACCATGCGCCAGCGCTTCAACTGCCGCCTTGATCGCCAGATGATCATCACCCAGCGCCTTCTCGCGCACGACTTCGATCAACGCGGCGACGTCGATACGTTCTTGTTCACTCAGCAAAGCGCTGTCAACATTGAGCGCCGACTCCGTCGCCAGAATGATGCGCTCGGCTTCGACCTGTTCTTCGCGCAAGGCGCGGCGCTTCATGTCTTCATCGGCCGACTGGAAGGAATCCTGCAGCATGCGCGCGACGTCATCGTCCTCCAATCCATACGAAGGCTTGACGGTGATCGCCGCTTCCACGCCCGAGGTCATTTCGCGTGCAGATACTGACAGCAAGCCATCGGCATCAACCTGATACGTGACGCGGATACGTGCCGCGCCAGCCGCCATCGGCGGAATGCCGCGCAACTCGAAACGCGCCAGCGAACGACAGTCTGCGACAAGCTCACGCTCGCCCTGCACCACTTGAATCGCCATCGCGGTCTGACCGTCTTTGAAGGTCGTGAACTCCTGCGCGCGT
This genomic interval carries:
- a CDS encoding DUF1501 domain-containing protein → MNRRDFIRYMGIAGGSAIVIPIGLSGCAVAPVGKPSAATSSSGNAPLAYGTPKQRAHANGDGTPRMVVVFLRGAVDGLNVVVPHGDREYYQARSSIAVARPGQNNGAIDLTGYFGLHPSLRPLMPYWESGQLAFVHASGSPDGSRSHFEAQDYMETGTPGQHNTRDGWMNRLQGQLPRSDSPVQALTLGESTPRILSGRQVVANMPTGRDAARQTLIDQPKVNQAYGAMYADNDALGKAYRDGIAARKELMAEMSSNEQRMANNGAPLPNGLSIDTARLGRLMRGDPKIRLGFLAVGGWDTHANQGNGAGQLANRLAPLATGLATLAQELGPAFNDTVIVVVSEFGRTFRENGNGGTDHGHGNVMWLLGGNVRGHTIYGQWPGLNKAELNEGRDLAITTDFRAVMSTLAEKHMRIPDSAMQQIFPQYTTGMQHVSNILV
- the fdx gene encoding ISC system 2Fe-2S type ferredoxin — translated: MPQIVILPHPTFCPDGAVIDAPVGKTLCDAMLDSDVDIEHACEKSCACTTCHVVIREGFDTLDDPTDKEEDLLDMAWGLEANSRLSCQVVLGDDDLVVEIPKYTINHASENH
- the iscX gene encoding Fe-S cluster assembly protein IscX → MKWTDIQRIAEELNDKFPDTDPKTIRFTDLHRWVMELDGFDDDANRSGEKILEAIQAAWIEEAE